A portion of the Cellulophaga algicola DSM 14237 genome contains these proteins:
- the rpmF gene encoding 50S ribosomal protein L32: MAHPKRKISRTRRDKRRTHYKAVAPTLAKDPTTGEMHLYHRAHWHEGKLYYRGQVLIDNTEEAVA, from the coding sequence ATGGCGCATCCAAAACGGAAGATTTCCAGAACAAGAAGAGATAAGAGAAGAACGCATTATAAGGCTGTAGCCCCTACTCTTGCAAAAGATCCAACAACTGGAGAAATGCATTTGTATCATAGAGCACACTGGCATGAAGGTAAATTATATTACAGAGGCCAAGTTTTAATTGATAATACAGAAGAAGCAGTTGCTTAA
- a CDS encoding riboflavin synthase: MFTGIIETLGEVKTLEKEDTNLHITVRSTITPELKIDQSVSHNGVCLTVVAVKGDSYTVTAIDETLQKTNLAQLTVGDQVNLERAMILGSRLDGHIVQGHVDQIGTCTKVEEKDGSWLFSFEYDATLHNPTIEKGSITIDGTSLTVINSGTNTFSVAIIPYTYKHTRFNTYKKGTVVNLEFDVIGKYVAKLTANRL; the protein is encoded by the coding sequence ATGTTTACAGGAATAATTGAAACTTTAGGAGAAGTAAAGACATTAGAGAAAGAAGACACTAATTTACACATTACTGTAAGGTCTACAATTACTCCTGAACTCAAAATAGATCAAAGCGTCTCTCATAATGGCGTTTGTCTCACCGTTGTAGCCGTAAAAGGCGATTCTTATACCGTTACCGCTATTGATGAAACTTTACAAAAAACAAATTTGGCTCAATTAACCGTTGGCGATCAAGTAAATTTAGAACGTGCAATGATTCTTGGTTCTCGCTTAGACGGTCATATTGTTCAAGGACATGTAGATCAAATTGGGACCTGTACCAAGGTTGAAGAAAAAGACGGAAGCTGGCTATTCTCTTTTGAATATGATGCTACACTACATAACCCCACTATTGAAAAAGGATCTATAACCATTGATGGTACCAGTTTGACGGTAATCAACTCTGGCACCAATACGTTTAGTGTTGCCATTATACCTTATACTTATAAACATACACGCTTTAACACCTATAAAAAAGGAACCGTTGTGAACCTTGAGTTTGATGTTATTGGAAAATATGTGGCAAAATTAACAGCGAATAGACTTTAG
- a CDS encoding glycoside hydrolase family 11 protein, whose translation MMKKLKMFTFLLGGILLVNCSTEDADTGSTLEELDVLKFSATQAFFVGDNRTDAPTLNGGYWWTIYKEGGWGKLNFSGAQTYPGNFELEYKDNQDIVGGKGWENGQWNRVINYNIGTLEGSYKFVGAYGWAKTTSGELIEYYIVDKKKGSGIPGVNKNQDFTVNNKNYRFLIQDREGPSVEGDKKFKQFISENKNPNGIALNVDQRISFQQHAEHWGTYGNEGSLNNWGWYQVFGIESFNYTASQNDGNGNWGKINATIW comes from the coding sequence ATGATGAAAAAACTAAAAATGTTTACTTTTTTATTAGGAGGAATCCTCCTTGTAAACTGTTCTACGGAAGATGCCGACACCGGCAGTACCCTTGAGGAACTAGACGTATTAAAATTTTCTGCAACCCAAGCCTTTTTTGTTGGCGATAATCGTACAGATGCCCCAACACTTAATGGTGGTTACTGGTGGACCATCTATAAAGAAGGCGGCTGGGGTAAATTAAATTTCTCTGGTGCACAAACCTATCCTGGTAATTTTGAATTAGAATATAAGGACAACCAGGATATTGTTGGTGGTAAAGGCTGGGAAAATGGTCAATGGAATAGAGTCATTAATTACAACATTGGCACCCTAGAAGGTTCCTACAAATTTGTTGGGGCGTATGGTTGGGCAAAAACTACTTCTGGCGAATTAATTGAATACTATATTGTGGATAAGAAAAAAGGAAGCGGAATTCCTGGAGTAAATAAAAATCAAGACTTTACAGTAAACAACAAAAATTACAGGTTCTTAATTCAAGATAGAGAGGGACCTTCTGTAGAAGGAGATAAAAAGTTCAAGCAATTTATTTCTGAAAACAAAAATCCAAATGGCATTGCTTTAAATGTAGATCAGCGAATTAGCTTTCAACAACATGCAGAACATTGGGGTACTTACGGTAATGAAGGTAGTTTGAATAACTGGGGATGGTACCAAGTTTTTGGTATTGAAAGCTTTAATTACACCGCAAGTCAAAATGACGGTAATGGAAACTGGGGTAAAATAAACGCTACCATCTGGTAA
- a CDS encoding beta-ketoacyl-ACP synthase III → MTKISAAITAVGAYVPEFVMTNKMLEDLVDTNDEWITTRTGIKERRILKEEGAGTSYMAIKAAEELIKKRGIDPKEIDLVLVGTATPDTLVASTAAFVASEIGATNAFAFDLLAACSSFLFGMSTAAGFIESGKYKKVLLIGADKMSSIIDYEDRTTCIIFGDGAGAALFEPNEEGLGMQDEYLRSDGNGRSYLSMNGGGSVMPATEESVKNRQHYIFQEGKTVFKFAVSNMAEAAAQIMERNSLTHDDVDWLVPHQANKRIIDATANRMGLDHDRVMMNIQKYGNTTSATLPLLLNDYEKQLKKGDNLVFAAFGGGFTWGSIYLKWAYNSK, encoded by the coding sequence ATGACTAAAATATCAGCGGCCATCACGGCAGTAGGGGCTTATGTTCCTGAGTTCGTAATGACGAATAAAATGTTGGAGGACCTAGTAGATACTAATGATGAATGGATCACTACTAGAACAGGTATTAAAGAGAGAAGAATACTTAAAGAAGAAGGAGCCGGTACGTCATATATGGCGATTAAGGCTGCAGAAGAATTAATAAAGAAAAGGGGTATTGACCCTAAAGAAATAGATTTAGTATTAGTGGGTACAGCTACTCCAGATACTTTAGTGGCTTCAACAGCTGCATTTGTTGCTTCAGAAATAGGAGCAACGAACGCTTTTGCATTTGATTTGCTAGCGGCATGTTCTAGCTTCTTATTTGGGATGTCTACTGCAGCAGGTTTTATAGAATCAGGAAAGTATAAAAAAGTACTTTTGATAGGGGCAGATAAAATGTCTTCTATCATAGATTATGAAGATAGGACTACTTGTATTATTTTTGGAGATGGTGCAGGAGCTGCACTTTTTGAACCTAATGAAGAAGGTTTAGGAATGCAAGATGAATATTTGCGTTCTGATGGAAATGGTAGGTCTTATTTAAGTATGAATGGAGGAGGTTCTGTAATGCCAGCCACAGAAGAATCTGTAAAGAACAGACAACATTATATTTTTCAAGAAGGTAAAACAGTATTTAAATTTGCGGTGTCTAATATGGCAGAAGCAGCAGCTCAAATCATGGAACGTAATTCATTAACACATGATGATGTTGATTGGTTGGTGCCACACCAAGCCAATAAACGTATTATTGATGCTACAGCTAATAGAATGGGCTTAGATCATGATAGAGTAATGATGAATATTCAGAAGTATGGGAATACAACATCTGCAACTTTACCGCTTTTATTAAATGATTACGAAAAGCAATTAAAAAAAGGGGATAACTTGGTTTTTGCTGCTTTCGGAGGAGGATTCACTTGGGGATCTATCTATTTAAAATGGGCATATAACTCAAAATAA
- the accB gene encoding acetyl-CoA carboxylase biotin carboxyl carrier protein gives MDIKEIQSLIKFVAKSGASEVKLEMEDIKITIRTGAAGHEPTSYVQQIPMAHNQMMAAAPAHEEAPSVEIAAKAEANEDDKYITIKSPIIGTFYRKASPEKPVFVEVGSTINKGDVLCVIEAMKLFNDIESEVSGKIVKVLVDDSSPVEFDQPLFLVDPS, from the coding sequence ATGGATATTAAAGAAATTCAAAGCTTGATTAAATTTGTAGCCAAATCAGGTGCTAGCGAAGTTAAATTAGAGATGGAAGACATCAAAATAACAATTCGCACAGGTGCAGCTGGTCATGAGCCAACTTCATATGTTCAGCAAATACCAATGGCACACAATCAAATGATGGCTGCAGCACCTGCACATGAGGAAGCTCCTTCAGTAGAAATTGCAGCAAAAGCAGAAGCTAATGAGGATGATAAATACATCACTATAAAGTCGCCAATTATTGGTACATTCTATAGAAAAGCTTCACCAGAAAAACCTGTTTTTGTTGAAGTCGGTAGTACTATAAACAAAGGAGATGTACTTTGTGTTATTGAAGCAATGAAATTATTCAATGATATTGAATCTGAGGTTTCGGGTAAGATTGTTAAAGTTTTAGTAGACGATTCTTCACCAGTGGAATTTGATCAACCATTATTTTTGGTAGATCCATCATAA
- a CDS encoding acyltransferase family protein, translating to MKERIVAVDIFRGMTIVLMILVNNPGTWAAVYAPFLHADWHGYTPTDLVFPFFLFIVGTSIVFAYSTKKPTADTYKKIVSRSLKLIGLGLLLGAFTLVFPFVKDFSEIRFPGVLQRIGVVFFITSILFLNFNWKQLIGVTVFILIGYWLAMGFIPVNGIASTFDRAPNNLANYVDLNILGSHMWKDDYDPEGLLSTIPAIASCLLGVFTGKILLSKQQNKTTIVLGLGLILLIVGHAWHFIFPINKALWSSSFVLVTAGWANLILALIYYSTDVRKVQFGTIFKYAGANAITVFFLSSFIGKLFGLIKVGEDRVSIHSWLFNTLYVHDFLPIQLSSLLYAITVMSCYLLVALVLYKRQIFIKV from the coding sequence ATGAAAGAAAGAATTGTTGCTGTAGATATATTTAGGGGGATGACTATTGTACTAATGATTTTAGTAAATAATCCAGGAACTTGGGCCGCAGTTTATGCTCCTTTCTTACATGCAGATTGGCATGGGTACACGCCAACAGATTTGGTGTTTCCGTTTTTCTTATTTATTGTGGGTACGTCAATCGTCTTTGCATATAGTACTAAAAAACCTACGGCTGATACCTATAAAAAAATTGTGAGCAGAAGCCTTAAGTTAATCGGGTTGGGATTGCTATTAGGGGCTTTTACCTTGGTGTTCCCATTCGTAAAAGATTTTTCAGAAATTCGTTTTCCAGGGGTCTTACAAAGAATTGGAGTGGTTTTTTTTATCACCTCTATCTTATTCTTAAATTTTAATTGGAAACAATTAATAGGAGTTACCGTGTTTATACTTATTGGGTATTGGTTAGCTATGGGTTTTATTCCTGTAAACGGAATAGCTTCAACCTTTGATAGGGCTCCAAATAATTTAGCAAACTATGTTGATTTAAATATTTTAGGTAGCCATATGTGGAAAGATGATTATGACCCAGAAGGCTTGTTGAGTACTATACCTGCAATTGCTAGTTGTCTTTTAGGTGTTTTTACAGGAAAAATTTTACTTTCAAAGCAACAAAACAAAACGACAATAGTATTGGGTTTAGGTTTGATATTGCTGATTGTTGGTCATGCATGGCATTTTATTTTTCCAATAAATAAAGCGTTGTGGTCTAGTAGTTTTGTATTGGTAACCGCTGGTTGGGCTAATTTAATTTTAGCCTTAATTTATTATAGTACAGATGTGAGAAAGGTGCAATTTGGAACTATTTTCAAATATGCAGGGGCAAATGCTATTACCGTTTTTTTCTTATCTAGTTTTATAGGTAAGTTATTTGGTTTAATTAAAGTAGGTGAGGATCGTGTTTCAATACATTCTTGGCTCTTCAATACCTTGTATGTTCATGATTTTTTACCCATACAGCTTTCGTCTTTACTTTATGCTATTACCGTAATGAGTTGCTATTTATTAGTAGCTCTTGTACTTTATAAAAGACAAATTTTTATTAAAGTTTAG
- a CDS encoding hybrid sensor histidine kinase/response regulator encodes MLDQYQKEYATKNVQFILIDESGLILETDQAFLKLDIQTTIFDVHPFFYTFESIKDALDKELLYNCVHINYRNRDYVTDIKFARKKDGYLIIISDYTSHYTEYQAIAQTRNESIINGELVAIKNAELEEREKFKNSFIRNFSHELRNPLTSIISITKILSGTELTNQQQDMVTFLQQSNSNLKQLLDDILSISMISSGRLKLRENIFSLSQLFDLLQFTYKTKASERDIDFEVKVDKKITDLVEGDRLRLFQVLTNLLDNAFKYTQSGKITLDIQLNQKRANRLNLRFEVIDTGVGVSLENQITIFESFSQLNGDQSSDLPKGTGLGLSIVKGLLKLMDSEIKVVSSVANGSTFYFDLTLKQPLPNITKTNILAPRKKKEKKVKFKSDRKFRILLAEDDINVQTVLFKSLLDTNFFYIDLVSDGAMIMEKLINDDYDLLLTDVNLPNVTGDQVARLIRDFPFKNIKNIPIIGITAYSYEDDFKAFKKSGMNAVLSKPFDHDELLKTMSKYLK; translated from the coding sequence ATGTTAGATCAGTATCAAAAAGAGTATGCCACAAAAAATGTTCAATTTATTTTAATTGACGAGAGTGGCCTAATTTTAGAAACAGATCAGGCGTTTTTAAAGTTAGACATACAAACTACAATTTTTGATGTTCATCCTTTTTTTTACACTTTTGAATCTATAAAAGATGCTTTAGATAAAGAGCTATTATATAATTGTGTACATATTAATTACAGAAATAGAGATTATGTTACAGATATAAAATTTGCTAGAAAGAAGGATGGGTATTTAATTATCATATCAGACTATACCAGTCATTATACAGAATACCAAGCCATTGCCCAAACCCGTAATGAATCTATTATTAACGGGGAACTTGTTGCTATAAAAAATGCGGAATTAGAGGAAAGAGAAAAATTCAAAAACTCTTTTATTCGTAATTTTAGTCATGAATTGCGAAATCCCCTAACAAGTATAATTTCGATTACTAAGATACTATCAGGAACAGAACTTACCAATCAACAACAAGATATGGTAACCTTTCTACAACAATCAAATTCAAATCTAAAACAACTTTTAGATGATATTTTGAGTATTAGCATGATTTCTTCTGGAAGGCTAAAACTGCGAGAAAACATCTTTAGTTTATCGCAACTTTTTGATTTGTTGCAATTTACATACAAAACTAAGGCAAGTGAAAGGGATATTGATTTTGAAGTTAAAGTTGATAAGAAAATTACAGACCTAGTTGAAGGAGACCGTTTACGTTTGTTTCAAGTACTTACTAATTTATTAGATAATGCTTTTAAATATACTCAAAGTGGCAAAATTACCCTAGACATCCAATTAAATCAGAAAAGAGCAAATAGGTTAAACTTGCGTTTTGAGGTTATAGATACGGGTGTTGGTGTTTCATTAGAAAACCAAATTACTATTTTTGAGAGCTTTTCTCAGCTTAATGGTGATCAAAGTTCAGATTTACCCAAAGGTACAGGCTTAGGTTTATCTATTGTAAAAGGGTTGTTGAAGTTAATGGATTCAGAAATTAAAGTAGTGTCTAGTGTTGCTAATGGATCTACGTTTTATTTTGATTTAACGCTAAAACAACCATTGCCAAATATTACAAAGACTAATATTTTAGCACCGCGAAAAAAGAAAGAGAAAAAGGTTAAATTTAAGTCAGATAGAAAATTTAGAATCTTATTAGCAGAAGACGATATAAACGTACAAACCGTTTTATTTAAATCGTTATTGGATACAAATTTCTTTTATATAGACCTTGTAAGTGATGGGGCTATGATTATGGAGAAATTGATAAATGATGACTACGATCTTTTGTTAACAGATGTAAATTTACCTAATGTTACGGGAGATCAGGTTGCTCGGTTAATTAGAGATTTTCCTTTTAAAAATATTAAAAACATACCGATTATAGGCATCACTGCATACTCCTATGAGGATGATTTTAAAGCTTTTAAAAAGTCAGGGATGAATGCCGTATTATCAAAACCGTTTGACCATGATGAACTTTTAAAAACGATGTCTAAATACTTAAAGTAG
- the pdxA gene encoding 4-hydroxythreonine-4-phosphate dehydrogenase PdxA, translated as MEERQKIKVGVSIGDLNGIGCEVVLKTFEDNRMLDFCTPVIFASNKTISFQKSELNLEINYHGVQEASKALAGKINVVNVWREIPNIKFGEATKEAGDFAIQSLKAAVKALKDGDIDVLVTAPINKSNIQADDFNFPGHTDFLAQELEGESLMFMITDGLKVGLLTDHIAVKDVAAAITPELIKSKVATIENSLKVDFGISKPKIAVLGINPHSGDNGIIGKEDDDTLKPTIKELSEEGHLVFGPYAADSFFGSDGYKNFDAILAAYHDQGLIPFKTLSFGNGVNYTAGLNKVRTSPDHGTAYEIAGKGKADHSSFKEAVFQAIEIFRKRAEYSELTANPLKKSRLKREFR; from the coding sequence ATGGAGGAAAGACAAAAAATAAAAGTAGGGGTTTCTATTGGCGATTTAAACGGAATAGGTTGTGAGGTAGTGCTGAAAACTTTTGAAGATAATCGAATGTTAGACTTCTGTACTCCAGTGATTTTTGCATCTAATAAAACAATTTCATTTCAAAAGTCAGAACTTAATTTAGAGATTAACTATCATGGTGTTCAGGAAGCATCTAAGGCCTTAGCGGGAAAAATCAATGTAGTTAATGTATGGCGTGAAATTCCAAATATTAAATTTGGGGAAGCAACTAAAGAAGCAGGAGATTTTGCTATTCAATCATTAAAGGCAGCGGTAAAAGCATTAAAAGATGGCGACATAGATGTTTTAGTAACCGCTCCGATAAATAAAAGTAATATTCAGGCGGATGATTTTAATTTTCCTGGACATACAGATTTTCTTGCACAAGAATTGGAGGGTGAAAGTTTAATGTTTATGATTACTGACGGTTTAAAGGTTGGTTTGCTTACGGATCATATTGCCGTGAAGGATGTGGCAGCTGCAATAACACCAGAGCTTATTAAAAGTAAAGTAGCTACCATAGAAAATTCTTTAAAAGTAGATTTTGGTATATCTAAACCTAAAATTGCAGTATTAGGCATTAATCCGCATAGTGGAGACAATGGTATTATAGGTAAAGAGGATGATGATACCTTAAAACCAACCATAAAAGAACTGTCAGAAGAAGGCCATTTGGTTTTTGGACCGTATGCTGCAGATAGTTTTTTTGGTTCTGATGGGTATAAGAATTTTGATGCTATTTTAGCAGCATATCACGATCAGGGCTTAATTCCTTTTAAAACTTTGTCATTTGGGAATGGTGTAAATTATACGGCTGGATTAAATAAAGTGCGTACGTCTCCAGATCATGGAACAGCTTATGAAATTGCAGGAAAAGGAAAGGCAGATCATAGTTCTTTTAAAGAAGCTGTTTTTCAAGCAATAGAAATATTTAGGAAGAGAGCAGAATACAGTGAGCTGACTGCAAATCCTCTTAAAAAGTCGAGATTAAAACGAGAATTTAGATAA
- a CDS encoding formylglycine-generating enzyme family protein, with product MKNKNSQLYGIKGKVLDFYMGKFEVTQKEWNEIMPINPSNTIGDNLPVEMVTWYECITYCNKRSNKEGLLPYYAIDTTKDTLDGDIRINKKANGYRLPTEVEWEYAAGGGQLSKSFTFSGSNEINSVAWTWKDTGDTILSGNWNYRSMQRNHCSTKPVGLKKPNELGFYDMTGNVMEWCEEWHVTEHISKGTYRTQRGGGWINIDDYAKVAHRGYNEAKRRAMDQGFRICRNKE from the coding sequence ATGAAAAATAAGAATTCACAATTGTATGGAATTAAAGGTAAAGTTCTTGACTTTTATATGGGTAAGTTTGAAGTTACGCAAAAGGAATGGAACGAAATTATGCCCATTAACCCTTCTAACACTATAGGTGACAATTTACCTGTTGAAATGGTTACTTGGTATGAATGTATCACCTATTGCAATAAACGAAGTAACAAAGAAGGCTTGCTTCCTTATTATGCTATTGATACTACCAAAGATACTTTAGATGGAGATATTCGTATCAATAAAAAAGCAAATGGGTACAGATTGCCAACAGAGGTAGAATGGGAATATGCTGCTGGAGGTGGGCAGCTAAGCAAAAGTTTTACATTTAGCGGTAGTAATGAGATTAACAGTGTTGCGTGGACTTGGAAAGATACAGGTGATACTATTCTTTCTGGAAACTGGAACTACCGAAGCATGCAACGCAATCACTGCTCCACGAAACCTGTGGGTTTAAAAAAACCTAATGAACTGGGTTTTTATGATATGACTGGCAACGTTATGGAATGGTGTGAAGAGTGGCATGTAACAGAACATATTTCTAAGGGAACATACCGAACTCAAAGAGGTGGCGGATGGATCAACATAGATGATTATGCTAAAGTAGCTCACAGAGGGTATAATGAAGCCAAAAGAAGAGCTATGGATCAAGGTTTTAGAATCTGTAGAAATAAAGAATAA
- a CDS encoding YceD family protein, with protein MKKHKEFVIPFSGLKQGRHEFNFEIDNTFFESFEYDEFNNAAINLAVVLNRSSTMLALEINATGTVNVYCDVTNEPYDQPVEADLELLVKFGDEFNDDNDEILIIPHGDFEVDISQYVYEMIVLAVPLKKVHPGIEDGTLKSAALEKLEKLHPKEVKENKNKETDPRWDSLKKLLTDK; from the coding sequence ATGAAGAAGCATAAAGAGTTTGTTATTCCTTTTTCAGGATTGAAGCAAGGAAGACACGAATTTAATTTTGAGATAGATAATACGTTCTTTGAATCTTTTGAATATGATGAGTTTAATAATGCAGCTATTAATTTAGCAGTGGTATTAAATAGATCGAGTACAATGTTAGCGTTAGAGATAAACGCGACAGGTACGGTAAACGTTTATTGTGATGTTACGAATGAACCTTATGACCAACCAGTAGAAGCAGATTTAGAGCTTCTAGTTAAGTTTGGTGATGAGTTTAATGATGACAATGATGAAATTTTAATTATCCCACATGGGGATTTTGAGGTAGATATTTCGCAATATGTTTATGAAATGATCGTTTTAGCAGTGCCGTTAAAAAAGGTGCATCCAGGAATAGAGGATGGTACTTTAAAATCAGCAGCATTGGAAAAATTAGAAAAATTGCATCCAAAAGAAGTAAAGGAAAACAAAAATAAAGAAACGGATCCTCGTTGGGATTCATTAAAAAAGTTATTAACGGATAAATAA
- the accC gene encoding acetyl-CoA carboxylase biotin carboxylase subunit: MFKKILIANRGEIALRIIRTCREMGIKTVAVYSKADEESLHVRFADEAVCIGPAPSSESYLKIPNIIAAAEITNADAIHPGYGFLSENSKFSRICAEHDIKFIGASGDQIDKMGDKATAKITMKEAGVPCVPGSDGLLKDVADAKKIAKKMGYPVMIKATAGGGGKGMRAVWSEDKLEDLYNSAVQEAKAAFGNGGMYMEKLIEEPRHIEIQIVGDQYGKACHLSERDCSIQRRHQKLTEETPSPFMTDKLRDEMGAAAVKAAEFIKYEGAGTIEFLVDKHRNFYFMEMNTRIQVEHPITEQVIDYDLIREQILVAAGVPISGKNYLPKLHSIECRINAEDPYHDFRPSPGKITTLHTPGGHGIRLDTHVYSGYTIPSNYDSMIAKLITTAQTREEAINKMKRALDEFVIEGVKTTIPFHRQLMDHPDYLAGNYTTKFMEDFKMDPPKE; the protein is encoded by the coding sequence ATGTTTAAAAAAATATTAATTGCAAATAGAGGAGAAATTGCACTGCGTATTATCAGGACCTGCCGTGAGATGGGAATTAAAACTGTTGCAGTTTATTCTAAGGCCGATGAAGAAAGTCTGCATGTACGTTTTGCAGATGAAGCAGTATGTATTGGTCCAGCTCCTAGTAGTGAGTCTTATTTAAAAATACCAAATATTATAGCAGCAGCAGAAATTACAAATGCTGATGCTATTCACCCAGGATACGGGTTTTTATCTGAAAATTCTAAATTTTCAAGAATTTGTGCAGAACACGATATTAAGTTTATTGGTGCCTCTGGGGACCAAATAGATAAAATGGGTGATAAAGCTACTGCAAAAATAACAATGAAAGAAGCTGGCGTACCTTGTGTGCCTGGTTCTGATGGGTTGTTAAAAGATGTTGCAGATGCCAAAAAGATTGCTAAAAAAATGGGATATCCCGTTATGATAAAAGCAACTGCTGGTGGTGGTGGAAAAGGAATGCGTGCTGTTTGGAGTGAAGATAAATTAGAAGATCTTTACAATAGTGCTGTTCAAGAAGCTAAAGCGGCATTTGGTAATGGCGGTATGTACATGGAAAAGCTTATTGAAGAGCCACGACATATTGAAATTCAAATTGTTGGGGATCAATACGGTAAAGCATGTCACTTGTCAGAAAGAGATTGCTCTATTCAAAGACGTCATCAAAAGCTTACCGAAGAAACTCCTTCTCCTTTCATGACCGATAAGTTACGAGATGAAATGGGTGCAGCTGCAGTAAAAGCAGCTGAGTTTATAAAATATGAAGGTGCAGGTACGATAGAATTTTTGGTAGATAAACACCGTAACTTCTATTTTATGGAGATGAATACACGTATTCAAGTAGAGCACCCTATAACAGAACAAGTAATAGATTACGATCTTATTCGTGAGCAAATTCTTGTAGCTGCTGGTGTTCCAATCTCTGGTAAAAACTATTTACCTAAGTTACATTCTATTGAATGTAGAATTAATGCAGAAGATCCTTATCATGATTTTCGCCCTTCACCAGGAAAAATAACAACCTTACATACTCCTGGAGGTCACGGTATTCGTTTAGATACGCATGTATATAGTGGCTATACTATACCTTCAAATTATGATTCTATGATCGCTAAATTAATAACCACAGCTCAAACAAGAGAAGAGGCTATTAATAAAATGAAGCGTGCTTTAGATGAATTTGTAATAGAAGGTGTAAAAACAACAATCCCTTTTCATAGACAATTGATGGATCATCCAGATTATTTGGCAGGAAATTATACCACCAAATTTATGGAAGATTTTAAAATGGATCCTCCTAAGGAATAA
- a CDS encoding putative signal transducing protein produces the protein MIDSEKYTKIYSGTQVTVILLKGLLEEAYIPYIEKNEQNSGVIAGFVGGTESTIALSVLGRDLDKAKGIVAEYENGIAKN, from the coding sequence ATGATCGATAGTGAAAAATATACAAAAATTTATAGTGGTACTCAAGTCACTGTTATTTTATTAAAAGGCTTATTGGAAGAGGCATATATACCATATATTGAAAAAAATGAACAAAATTCTGGTGTAATAGCAGGTTTTGTTGGGGGTACAGAATCTACAATAGCGCTATCTGTTTTAGGTAGAGATTTGGATAAAGCAAAGGGTATTGTTGCTGAATATGAGAATGGAATAGCTAAAAACTAA
- a CDS encoding sulfite exporter TauE/SafE family protein has translation MYLTLSSNISQSSWILAFLAAIILGISKSGIKGIAIIIVTLMAIAFVAKESTGLIVPLLIAGDIFAVIYYNRHTQWSYILRFLPWMISGVLIGVVIGKELDEETFKFGMSFIILGSVVMMYWWDRRKSKSVPTHWAFAGSIGIMAGITTMIGNLAGAFSNIFFLAMRLPKNEFIGTAAWLFFIVNVFKLPFHIFVWETITPDTLWINLKLAPGILIGLFIGVRLVKIIKDEFYRKMILILTAIGALLILIR, from the coding sequence ATGTATTTAACCCTTTCATCAAATATTTCGCAATCTTCTTGGATATTAGCATTTTTAGCAGCCATTATTTTAGGAATTTCAAAGTCGGGAATTAAAGGAATTGCAATTATCATTGTCACCCTAATGGCTATTGCCTTTGTCGCTAAAGAGTCTACAGGTCTTATTGTACCCTTACTTATTGCTGGTGATATTTTTGCCGTAATTTATTACAATAGACACACGCAGTGGAGCTATATCTTACGCTTTTTACCCTGGATGATATCTGGTGTACTTATAGGCGTTGTTATTGGAAAAGAGCTAGACGAAGAAACTTTTAAATTTGGAATGTCTTTTATTATTCTTGGTAGCGTTGTAATGATGTATTGGTGGGATCGCAGAAAAAGCAAATCTGTACCTACCCATTGGGCCTTTGCTGGATCTATAGGTATCATGGCAGGGATTACAACAATGATTGGCAATTTAGCTGGTGCTTTTTCTAATATTTTCTTCTTAGCTATGCGCTTGCCAAAAAACGAATTTATTGGTACTGCGGCTTGGTTATTTTTTATTGTCAATGTTTTTAAATTGCCCTTTCACATCTTTGTATGGGAAACAATTACGCCAGATACCTTATGGATTAATTTAAAATTAGCTCCCGGCATTCTAATAGGTCTTTTCATAGGCGTGCGTTTGGTTAAAATAATTAAAGATGAATTTTACCGAAAAATGATTCTGATATTAACGGCAATAGGTGCATTATTGATACTAATTAGATAA